Proteins encoded within one genomic window of Neoarius graeffei isolate fNeoGra1 chromosome 18, fNeoGra1.pri, whole genome shotgun sequence:
- the LOC132865922 gene encoding histone H4: MSGRGKGGKGLGKGGAKRHRKVLRDNIQGITKPAIRRLARRGGVKRISGLIYEETRGVLKVFLENVIRDAVTYTEHAKRKTVTAMDVVYALKRQGRTLYGFGG; this comes from the coding sequence ATGTCTGGCAGAGGAAAGGGCGGCAAAGGGCTCGGAAAAGGAGGCGCTAAGCGGCACCGGAAAGTTCTTCGCGACAACATCCAGGGAATCACCAAGCCGGCTATTCGCCGTCTGGCTCGCCGTGGCGGTGTGAAGCGCATTTCTGGCCTGATCTACGAAGAGACCCGCGGTGTGCTGAAAGTGTTCCTGGAGAACGTGATCCGCGACGCCGTCACTTACACGGAGCATGCCAAGAGAAAGACCGTCACCGCTATGGATGTGGTGTACGCCCTGAAACGCCAGGGACGCACTCTGTACGGCTTCGGCGGTTAA
- the LOC132866573 gene encoding histone H2B-like → MPEPPKSAPKKGSKKAVTKAAGKGGKKRRKSRKESYAIYVYKVLKQVHPDTGISSKAMGIMNSFVNDIFERIAGESSRLAHYNKRSTITSREIQTAVRLLMPGELAKHAVSEGTKAVTKYTSSK, encoded by the coding sequence ATGCCCGAGCCACCTAAAAGCGCGCCCAAGAAGGGCTCCAAGAAAGCCGTGACCAAGGCGGCTGGTAAAGGAGGCAAGAAGCGCAGAAAGTCCAGGAAGGAGAGCTACGCTATCTACGTGTACAAGGTTCTGAAGCAGGTTCATCCCGACACCGGCATCTCGTCTAAGGCTATGGGCATCATGAACTCCTTCGTCAATGACATTTTCGAGCGTATCGCCGGTGAGTCCTCTCGTCTGGCTCACTACAACAAGCGCTCCACCATCACCTCCAGAGAGATCCAGACCGCTGTGCGCCTTTTAATGCCTGGCGAGCTGGCCAAGCACGCCGTGTCCGAGGGCACAAAGGCCGTCACCAAGTACACCAGCTCCAAGTAA
- the LOC132865893 gene encoding histone H3, which produces MARTKQTARKSTGGKAPRKQLATKAARKSAPATGGVKKPHRYRPGTVALREIRRYQKSTELLIRKLPFQRLVREIAQDFKTDLRFQSSAVMALQEASEAYLVGLFEDTNLCAIHAKRVTIMPKDIQLARRIRGERA; this is translated from the coding sequence ATGGCAAGAACCAAGCAGACGGCCCGTAAATCCACTGGTGGCAAGGCGCCCAGGAAGCAGCTTGCCACGAAGGCTGCCCGCAAGAGCGCCCCCGCTACCGGCGGCGTGAAGAAGCCTCACCGTTACAGGCCCGGCACCGTGGCTCTGAGGGAGATCCGCCGTTATCAGAAATCTACTGAGCTGCTCATCCGTAAGCTGCCCTTCCAGCGCCTGGTAAGAGAAATCGCTCAGGACTTTAAGACCGATTTGCGCTTCCAGAGCTCGGCTGTCATGGCACTGCAGGAGGCGAGCGAGGCATACTTGGTCGGCCTGTTCGAGGACACTAACCTGTGTGCCATCCACGCCAAGAGAGTGACCATCATGCCCAAGGACATTCAGCTGGCACGCCGTATTCGCGGAGAGCGCGCTTAA
- the LOC132865902 gene encoding histone H2A-like, whose protein sequence is MSGRGKTGKARAKAKSRSSRAGLQFPVGRVHRLLRKGNYAERVGAGAPVYLAAVLEYLTAEILELAGNAARDNKKTRIIPRHLQLAVRNDEELNKLLGGVTIAQGGVLPNIQAVLLPKKTEKAVKTK, encoded by the coding sequence ATGAGTGGAAGAGGAAAGACCGGCAAGGCTCGAGCCAAGGCCAAGAGTCGTTCATCCAGAGCCGGACTCCAGTTTCCCGTGGGCCGTGTCCACAGGCTCCTGCGGAAAGGTAACTATGCCGAGCGTGTCGGCGCCGGCGCTCCAGTTTATCTGGCCGCCGTGCTGGAGTACCTGACTGCTGAGATCCTGGAGTTGGCCGGTAACGCCGCTCGTGACAACAAGAAGACTCGCATCATTCCCCGCCACTTACAGCTCGCTGTGCGCAACGACGAGGAGCTGAACAAACTGCTCGGCGGAGTGACCATCGCTCAGGGTGGTGTGCTGCCGAACATTCAGGCGGTGCTTTTGCCCAAAAAGACCGAGAAGGCCGTCAAGACCAAATAA
- the LOC132865881 gene encoding histone H1-like, protein MAEVAPAAAPAKAPKKKAASKKAASKSKRSGPSVGELIIKAVSASQERSGVSLSALKKALQAAGYDVEKNNSRVKIAVRNLVRKSVLVQTKGTGASGSFKLNKTQTEGKKAAPKARKAAAKKPKKIAAKKPAAKKSPKKAKPPAAAKKSTKSPKKAKKPSTPKKAAKSAKKTKTAKPKAVKPKTAKAKKAAPKKK, encoded by the coding sequence ATGGCAGAAGTCGCTCCCGCCGCCGCGCCGGCCAAAGCGCCCAAGAAGAAAGCAGCTTCAAAGAAAGCAGCTTCAAAGAGCAAGAGATCAGGCCCGAGCGTCGGCGAGCTCATCATCAAAGCGGTTTCTGCGTCGCAGGAGAGGAGCGGCGTGTCCCTCTCCGCCTTGAAGAAAGCTTTACAGGCCGCCGGATACGATGTGGAGAAGAACAACTCCCGCGTTAAAATCGCCGTCAGGAACCTTGTGAGGAAAAGCGTCCTGGTGCAGACCAAAGGGACCGGTGCGTCTGGCTCTTTCAAGCTGAACAAGACGCAGACCGAAGGCAAGAAAGCCGCGCCCAAAGCCAGAAAGGCGGCCGCTAAGAAGCCCAAGAAGATAGCGGCCAAGAAACCCGCCGCCAAGAAGTCTCCTAAGAAGGCGAAGCCCCCCGCCGCCGCCAAGAAATCCACCAAGAGCCCGAAGAAGGCGAAAAAACCGTCGACCCCCAAAAAGGCTGCCAAGAGCGCGAAGAAAACAAAAACTGCCAAGCCCAAAGCCGTAAAGCCCAAAACGGCCAAGGCGAAAAAGGCGGCCCCCAAAAAGAAGTAA